In Streptomyces roseifaciens, a single window of DNA contains:
- a CDS encoding LuxR family transcriptional regulator, whose amino-acid sequence MLLGARPDGAAWAVGLLRGEAARHRTAGRTADAARLLRRALREPAPPAQRVPLLTELAAALLPSDPEAADRHLRQALLTPADATAGRAWVRAAELLVARGDMTAAQPLIALAAERAAPDGDDAGALRALYWLAEQSEPEAAHELDRPPVPPLSPQPAGPAEAAAAAWRTALRGQDIGLARRLARTALAPDTRRTVPLLLQVAACHVLVLSGDHEEACTALDAVLVRAQYADVRPVAGLALLVTGLAELGRGRPGAASDALDRAAEAMLGKCRSPFLTPGLIALAALVQLEQDDPDEAERLLALAQPYGTTAGLAGALLFYARGRTHLARGHREKALADLLECGRRLLARQVTNPAFLPWRWVAASACGTPADDPVAAGLLAEEQHLARAWGVPGARPGDAADGGRPPADPGAAEPAGRRTPGSSRRAAPTGHRNQARGGRPPAALAEDRRAEDRRLPPHPAPAPAPRQELTGAELRVAALAADGLPNRAIASRLSVTPRTVELHLTKTYRKLGIQGRPELAAALGHRTKATS is encoded by the coding sequence ATGCTGCTGGGCGCGCGGCCCGACGGCGCCGCCTGGGCCGTCGGCCTCCTGCGCGGCGAGGCCGCCCGCCACCGCACCGCCGGCCGGACGGCCGACGCCGCCCGGCTGCTCCGGCGCGCCCTGCGCGAACCGGCCCCGCCCGCGCAGCGCGTCCCGCTGCTGACCGAACTCGCGGCCGCCCTCCTGCCCTCCGACCCGGAGGCCGCCGACCGGCACCTGCGTCAGGCCCTGCTCACCCCCGCCGACGCCACCGCCGGGCGCGCCTGGGTGCGCGCCGCCGAACTCCTGGTGGCCCGCGGCGACATGACCGCCGCCCAGCCGCTGATCGCCCTGGCCGCCGAGCGCGCCGCACCGGACGGCGACGACGCGGGCGCCCTGCGCGCCCTGTACTGGCTCGCCGAACAGAGCGAGCCGGAAGCCGCCCACGAGCTGGACCGCCCTCCGGTCCCGCCGCTGTCCCCGCAGCCCGCCGGACCGGCGGAGGCCGCGGCCGCAGCCTGGCGCACCGCTCTGCGCGGCCAGGACATCGGCCTCGCCCGCCGCCTGGCCCGCACCGCCCTCGCCCCGGACACCCGCCGTACCGTGCCGCTCCTCCTGCAGGTCGCCGCCTGCCACGTGCTGGTGCTCAGCGGCGACCACGAGGAGGCCTGCACCGCCCTCGACGCGGTGCTCGTACGCGCCCAGTACGCGGACGTGCGCCCGGTGGCCGGCCTGGCCCTGCTCGTCACCGGTCTCGCCGAACTGGGCCGCGGACGGCCCGGCGCCGCGTCGGACGCCCTGGACCGGGCCGCGGAGGCCATGCTCGGCAAGTGCCGCTCTCCGTTCCTCACCCCGGGGCTGATCGCCCTCGCGGCCCTGGTGCAGCTGGAACAGGACGATCCGGACGAAGCCGAACGGCTCCTCGCCCTGGCACAGCCGTACGGCACCACAGCCGGACTGGCCGGGGCCCTCCTGTTCTACGCCCGGGGCCGGACCCACCTGGCCCGCGGCCACCGGGAGAAGGCCCTGGCCGATCTGCTGGAGTGCGGGCGCCGGCTGCTCGCCCGGCAGGTGACCAACCCCGCGTTCCTGCCCTGGCGCTGGGTCGCCGCCTCGGCCTGCGGCACTCCCGCGGACGACCCCGTGGCCGCAGGCCTCCTCGCCGAGGAGCAGCACCTCGCACGTGCCTGGGGCGTCCCCGGGGCCCGGCCCGGGGACGCCGCGGACGGAGGACGGCCGCCCGCGGACCCCGGTGCTGCGGAGCCCGCCGGCCGGCGCACACCTGGCTCCTCCCGGCGCGCCGCCCCCACCGGGCACCGCAACCAGGCCCGCGGCGGCAGGCCGCCCGCCGCCCTCGCGGAGGACCGGCGTGCGGAGGACCGACGGCTCCCGCCCCACCCCGCCCCCGCACCGGCACCCCGGCAGGAACTGACCGGCGCCGAGCTGCGGGTGGCCGCGCTGGCCGCCGACGGCCTGCCCAACCGGGCCATCGCGTCCCGGCTGTCGGTCACCCCGCGCACCGTCGAACTGCACCTGACCAAGACCTACCGCAAGCTGGGCATCCAGGGCCGGCCCGAACTGGCCGCCGCGCTGGGGCACCGAACGAAGGCAACATCATGA
- a CDS encoding ATP-binding protein produces MSPATTPQPAPRTPGDGPGAPSPLAGREREEALLSAALQHLRRGRPVLAEVHGPPGTGRSALLERAVTLAGQAGIPVAAAQACPEETGLPYSLAAELHRALARSGHAAAPPPHQGPWEPERAALCRTFLAAARSEPLLLVVDDLQYADPASLSWLQALGRRLAGTSLMLLTSRSDAAPAGPGDRIDACPLDGEHTVARHALALGPLPDPAVGDLLARAWDTPADPAFQEAAARAVDGNPALLRSVTSQFACHGWRPAAIRGMRTDW; encoded by the coding sequence ATGTCACCGGCCACCACCCCGCAGCCCGCCCCCCGTACGCCCGGCGACGGACCCGGCGCACCCTCGCCGCTCGCCGGCCGTGAACGGGAAGAGGCCCTGCTCTCCGCCGCACTGCAGCATCTGCGCCGGGGCCGGCCCGTGCTCGCCGAGGTGCACGGGCCGCCCGGCACCGGCCGCAGCGCCCTGCTGGAGCGCGCGGTCACCCTGGCCGGGCAGGCCGGCATCCCGGTCGCCGCCGCCCAGGCCTGCCCGGAGGAGACCGGCCTGCCCTACAGCCTCGCCGCCGAACTGCACAGGGCCCTGGCGCGCAGCGGCCACGCCGCGGCCCCGCCGCCGCACCAGGGCCCGTGGGAGCCGGAACGAGCCGCCCTGTGCCGTACCTTCCTCGCCGCCGCCCGCAGCGAGCCGCTGCTCCTCGTCGTCGACGACCTCCAGTACGCCGACCCGGCGAGCCTGAGCTGGCTGCAGGCACTCGGCCGCCGCCTCGCGGGCACCTCCCTGATGCTGCTCACCTCCCGCAGCGACGCCGCCCCCGCCGGACCCGGGGACCGCATCGACGCGTGCCCGCTGGACGGCGAGCACACCGTCGCCCGTCACGCCCTCGCCCTCGGCCCGTTGCCGGACCCTGCCGTCGGCGACCTCCTCGCCCGGGCATGGGACACCCCGGCCGACCCCGCGTTCCAGGAAGCGGCGGCACGCGCCGTCGACGGGAATCCCGCCCTGCTGCGTTCGGTCACCAGTCAGTTCGCATGCCACGGATGGCGGCCGGCCGCCATCCGTGGCATGCGAACTGACTGGTGA
- a CDS encoding helix-turn-helix transcriptional regulator: MAVSAETRHETSQDLVGRSAELNSVLRQAGRARAGTAQALLLRGPAGIGRSSLLAAVTGRLRADGFTVRTVSGGSAPGRVVDVLTPPAGPAAADPAGPSPDLYTSCRRFHGELLRLLADGPLAIVLDDAQWCDETSLRCLDFVLRRTAAQPLLVLLAQRTESDGPGTAALAELLAQDRCTLLELGPLSEPDTGRMIARVLGGPVTPLFARRCAEICGGNPQLLGRLLNGLRWAGIRPDRGGLRRLRAVHHSILASLIPGFLAGQPRPVQQVATALAVLGRAEPDLLGALSGVPARHVETALGVLRRFEAVAPGRRGPVMREPLRRAVLAGLPTGTLHELRARAAGLLNDAGRPATEIVGQLVSLDRIDEPWMLAVLRDAIAESPGRVATRDVVTCLRSALTARLTPAERKDVHRELARACALTAPAAALWHLHQALAAAPDAREKAAIAVDYGLSAAGTRHAADAVRILGDVLDDLDAGLGGEPGSADRELRTTVASALLVTAVNDTTAMSAARERALTWELPYGDSPAERQLLAAMSVMACLEGRPAGEAAALARTALRVEDEAPAAGWWVIGPSTVLGLADAVDEALAGLERSCAGGLARHGARVRVPALAGRSLALHDAGDIPGALRQAQAALVLAERDGQGDPAPMAHIALGSSLLSAGRTADACVVLDRLVRTDFVLEHRLFEWHHYLYVRGRALREQGDLEGALAVWRRCGRSLEEAGVANPLLAPWWLPATTTLASLGRTAEAAGIVERVQPDIRRWGTPRALGLGLLAAACVAEGRARLRLLGDSVDALASSPARLELGKAEFQLAHELLRHGDTDGARRHLRRVIERATHCGYHLLAAIARRLLVTAGGRMPQLAASPLDSLTAGERRVAALAHDGASNKKIAETLFVTTRTVEMHLTNVYRKLGVRGRAELPGGLRTPAGLQATGR; the protein is encoded by the coding sequence TTGGCGGTCAGTGCTGAGACGCGTCACGAGACTTCCCAGGACCTGGTCGGCCGCTCCGCCGAACTGAACAGTGTGCTGCGGCAGGCCGGCCGGGCCCGGGCGGGGACCGCACAGGCCCTGCTGCTCCGGGGACCGGCAGGAATCGGCAGGAGCAGCCTGCTGGCCGCCGTCACCGGTCGCCTGCGAGCCGACGGCTTCACCGTGCGCACCGTCAGCGGCGGTTCCGCGCCCGGCCGGGTCGTCGACGTTCTCACCCCTCCCGCCGGGCCCGCGGCCGCGGACCCCGCCGGGCCGTCGCCCGACCTGTACACGAGCTGCCGCCGGTTCCACGGCGAGCTCCTCCGGCTGCTGGCCGACGGCCCGCTGGCCATCGTCCTCGACGACGCCCAGTGGTGCGACGAAACGTCCCTGCGCTGCCTCGACTTCGTCCTGCGCAGGACCGCCGCGCAACCCCTCCTCGTGCTCCTCGCCCAGCGCACGGAGAGCGACGGCCCCGGCACGGCCGCCCTTGCCGAACTCCTGGCCCAGGACCGCTGCACGCTGCTGGAGCTGGGGCCGCTGAGCGAGCCCGACACCGGCCGGATGATCGCGCGGGTGCTGGGCGGCCCCGTGACCCCGCTCTTCGCCCGGCGCTGCGCGGAGATCTGCGGAGGCAACCCGCAGCTGCTCGGGCGGCTGCTCAACGGGCTGCGCTGGGCCGGAATCCGCCCTGACCGCGGCGGCCTGCGCCGGCTGCGCGCGGTCCACCACAGCATCCTCGCCTCGCTGATCCCCGGCTTCCTGGCCGGTCAGCCCCGCCCCGTACAGCAGGTGGCCACGGCGCTGGCCGTTCTCGGCCGCGCCGAGCCCGATCTGCTGGGCGCACTGTCGGGCGTCCCGGCCCGGCACGTGGAGACCGCCCTCGGCGTGCTGCGCCGGTTCGAGGCCGTCGCCCCCGGACGGCGCGGCCCGGTGATGCGCGAACCCCTCCGCCGGGCCGTCCTGGCAGGCCTGCCGACCGGCACCTTGCACGAACTGCGGGCCCGGGCCGCCGGGCTGCTCAACGACGCCGGCCGGCCGGCCACCGAAATCGTCGGCCAACTCGTCTCCCTGGACCGCATCGACGAGCCGTGGATGCTCGCCGTGCTGCGCGACGCCATCGCCGAATCACCCGGCCGGGTCGCCACCAGGGACGTGGTCACCTGCCTGCGGAGCGCCCTGACGGCACGGCTCACGCCCGCCGAACGCAAGGACGTCCACCGCGAACTCGCCAGAGCCTGCGCCCTCACGGCACCCGCAGCCGCGCTCTGGCACCTGCACCAGGCCCTCGCCGCCGCCCCGGACGCCCGGGAGAAGGCCGCCATCGCCGTCGACTACGGCCTCTCGGCCGCCGGGACCCGCCACGCGGCCGACGCCGTGCGCATCCTCGGAGACGTCCTGGACGACCTCGACGCCGGCCTGGGCGGCGAACCCGGGAGCGCCGACCGCGAACTGCGCACCACCGTCGCCTCGGCTCTCCTCGTCACCGCCGTCAACGACACGACGGCCATGTCCGCGGCTCGCGAACGGGCCCTCACCTGGGAGCTGCCGTACGGCGACAGCCCCGCCGAGCGCCAGCTGCTGGCCGCCATGAGCGTCATGGCCTGCCTGGAGGGCCGGCCGGCCGGGGAGGCGGCCGCCCTCGCCCGCACGGCGCTACGGGTCGAGGACGAGGCCCCCGCCGCCGGCTGGTGGGTCATCGGCCCCTCCACCGTGCTCGGCCTGGCGGACGCCGTCGACGAGGCGCTGGCCGGCCTGGAGCGCTCCTGCGCCGGCGGCCTCGCCCGCCACGGCGCGAGGGTGCGGGTCCCGGCGCTGGCCGGCCGTTCCCTCGCCCTCCACGACGCCGGCGACATCCCCGGCGCCCTGCGGCAGGCGCAGGCCGCTCTCGTGCTCGCCGAGCGGGACGGGCAGGGCGACCCCGCGCCCATGGCCCACATCGCCCTGGGCAGTTCCCTGCTCTCCGCGGGCCGCACCGCCGACGCGTGCGTCGTGCTGGACCGCCTCGTGCGCACCGACTTCGTGCTCGAACACCGCCTCTTCGAGTGGCACCACTACCTCTACGTCCGCGGCCGGGCGCTGCGCGAACAGGGCGACCTGGAAGGCGCCCTGGCGGTGTGGCGCAGGTGCGGCCGCAGCCTGGAGGAGGCAGGCGTGGCCAACCCGCTCCTGGCCCCCTGGTGGCTGCCCGCCACCACCACCCTTGCCAGTCTCGGCCGGACCGCCGAGGCCGCCGGGATCGTCGAGCGGGTCCAGCCGGACATCCGGCGCTGGGGCACCCCCCGGGCCCTCGGCCTGGGCCTGCTCGCCGCGGCCTGCGTCGCCGAGGGCCGGGCCCGGCTGCGGCTGCTCGGCGACTCGGTGGACGCCCTGGCCTCCTCCCCGGCCCGCCTGGAGCTCGGCAAAGCCGAATTCCAGCTCGCCCACGAACTGCTGCGCCACGGCGACACCGACGGCGCCCGCCGCCACCTGCGCCGCGTCATCGAACGGGCCACCCACTGCGGATACCACCTGCTCGCCGCCATCGCGCGCAGACTGCTGGTCACCGCGGGCGGACGGATGCCGCAGCTCGCCGCCAGCCCGCTGGACTCCCTCACCGCCGGCGAGCGCCGCGTGGCCGCCCTGGCCCACGACGGAGCGAGCAACAAGAAGATCGCCGAGACGCTGTTCGTCACCACCCGCACGGTCGAGATGCATCTGACCAACGTCTACCGCAAGCTCGGCGTACGGGGCCGCGCCGAGCTCCCCGGCGGCCTTCGCACCCCCGCCGGACTGCAGGCGACGGGCCGGTGA
- a CDS encoding PAS domain-containing protein: MAHDTPFGGRGRYADTHQQPDHPGLCMASLDRALTIQQANQEFFRQFNGSSEEICGRSFRDVVHPSVRQPLMRQFSHLLEGKHQRFVTPVIAVGPGEEPPFTVPLTAVAVRGGLPGTTAILVMMPTTRDAEGTRVVTNRKKILSEMDARILEGIAAGVSTVPLASRLYLSRQGVEYHVTCLLRKLKVPNRAALVSRAYSMGVLKVGTWPPEVVEDFVK, translated from the coding sequence GTGGCTCACGACACGCCGTTCGGCGGCCGGGGACGGTACGCGGACACGCATCAGCAGCCCGACCATCCGGGCCTGTGCATGGCGAGCCTCGATAGGGCCCTGACCATCCAGCAGGCGAACCAGGAGTTCTTCCGGCAGTTCAACGGTTCGTCCGAGGAGATATGCGGCCGCAGCTTCCGCGATGTGGTGCACCCGAGCGTCCGGCAGCCGCTGATGCGCCAGTTCTCCCACCTTCTGGAAGGCAAGCACCAGCGCTTCGTCACTCCCGTCATCGCCGTGGGCCCCGGTGAGGAGCCGCCCTTCACCGTTCCCCTCACCGCGGTCGCGGTGCGCGGCGGCCTGCCCGGCACGACGGCGATCCTGGTCATGATGCCCACGACCCGGGACGCCGAAGGAACGCGCGTGGTCACCAACCGGAAGAAGATCCTCTCCGAGATGGACGCCCGCATCCTCGAGGGCATCGCCGCCGGCGTCTCCACCGTCCCCCTGGCCTCGCGCCTCTACCTGAGCCGGCAGGGCGTCGAGTACCACGTGACCTGCCTGCTGCGGAAGCTGAAGGTGCCCAACCGTGCCGCCCTGGTCTCCCGTGCCTACTCCATGGGCGTGCTCAAGGTCGGGACGTGGCCGCCGGAGGTCGTGGAGGACTTCGTGAAGTGA
- a CDS encoding ferredoxin, which translates to MRITIDRDRCIGSGQCVMTAPGVFTQDDDAVVALLPGQEDGSGDPRVRDVPMACPVQAVTISGD; encoded by the coding sequence ATGCGCATCACCATCGACCGCGACCGGTGCATCGGCTCGGGCCAGTGCGTCATGACCGCGCCCGGCGTCTTCACCCAGGACGACGACGCGGTGGTCGCCCTGCTCCCCGGCCAGGAGGACGGGTCGGGTGACCCGCGCGTGCGCGACGTCCCGATGGCCTGTCCGGTCCAGGCGGTCACGATCTCCGGCGACTGA
- a CDS encoding cytochrome P450: protein MTETDIRSTGSPDLAFPQDRTCPYQPPKAYADGRGQGPLSRVELFDGRPAWMVTGHAEGRALLADPRLSSDWGHPVFPVVVRRTEDRGGLAFPLIGVDDPEHARQRRMLIPSFGVKRMAAMRPLIQDLVDRLLDDMLEKGPTADLVSAFALPVPSMAICELLGVPYGDHDFFEERSRDFVGAATSAEADAAFAALYGYLHGLVAKKQAEPGDGLLDELIARQLEEGALDHNEVVMIALVLLVAGHETTVNAIALGALTLLEHPEQLEALRNDPGLISGTVEELLRFTSVSDYMVRMAKEDIEVGDETIKAGDAVVVSISLMNRDAKAYENPDAFDVRRNARHHVGFGHGIHQCLGQNLARAEIEIALGTLVTRIPGLRLAVPVDAVPIKAGHDAQGPVELPVTW, encoded by the coding sequence ATGACCGAGACCGATATCCGCTCCACCGGGTCGCCGGACCTCGCCTTCCCCCAGGACCGGACCTGCCCGTACCAGCCGCCGAAGGCCTACGCGGACGGGCGGGGCCAGGGCCCGCTGTCGCGGGTGGAGCTGTTCGACGGCCGCCCGGCGTGGATGGTGACGGGGCATGCCGAAGGGCGTGCGCTGCTCGCCGACCCCCGGCTGTCCTCCGACTGGGGCCACCCGGTCTTCCCCGTCGTCGTCCGGCGCACGGAGGACCGCGGCGGCCTCGCGTTCCCGCTGATCGGTGTCGACGACCCCGAGCACGCCCGGCAGCGCCGCATGCTGATTCCCAGCTTCGGCGTCAAGCGCATGGCCGCCATGCGCCCCCTGATCCAGGACCTCGTCGACCGGCTGTTGGACGACATGCTGGAGAAGGGGCCGACCGCGGACCTGGTGTCGGCCTTCGCCCTGCCCGTGCCCTCCATGGCGATCTGCGAGCTGCTCGGCGTCCCGTACGGCGACCACGACTTCTTCGAGGAGCGTTCGCGCGACTTCGTGGGCGCCGCGACCTCCGCGGAGGCCGACGCGGCCTTCGCCGCGCTGTACGGCTACCTGCACGGCCTGGTCGCGAAGAAGCAGGCCGAACCCGGCGACGGCCTGCTGGACGAGCTGATAGCACGTCAGCTCGAAGAAGGCGCACTGGACCACAACGAGGTGGTCATGATCGCGCTGGTCCTGCTGGTGGCCGGCCACGAGACCACCGTCAACGCGATCGCCCTCGGCGCCCTCACGCTCCTCGAACACCCCGAGCAGCTCGAAGCCCTGCGCAACGATCCCGGCCTGATCTCCGGAACGGTCGAGGAACTGCTGCGGTTCACCTCCGTCTCGGACTACATGGTCCGGATGGCCAAGGAGGACATCGAGGTCGGCGACGAGACCATCAAGGCCGGGGACGCCGTGGTGGTCTCCATCTCGCTGATGAACCGCGACGCCAAGGCGTACGAGAACCCCGACGCCTTCGACGTCCGGCGGAACGCGCGGCACCACGTCGGCTTCGGCCACGGCATCCACCAGTGCCTCGGGCAGAACCTCGCGCGTGCCGAGATCGAAATCGCCCTCGGCACGCTCGTCACCCGCATCCCGGGCCTGCGGCTGGCCGTACCCGTCGATGCCGTGCCCATCAAGGCGGGCCACGACGCCCAGGGCCCGGTCGAGCTCCCCGTGACCTGGTGA